Genomic DNA from Thermotoga petrophila RKU-1:
ATTTCAACGGAAGAATAGGTGTTCTGCTCGAAATGAATTGCGAAACAGATTTCGTGGCGCGAACCGATGAGTTCAAAGAACTCGCCTACAATCTCGCAAAACAGGTTGCCGCGATGAAGCCTCTGTACGTCAGGAGAGAGGACGTTCCCGCAGAAGTCATAGAGAAAGAGAAAGAAATCTACAGGGCCCAGATCAAGGATAAACCTGAAAACATCGTTGAAAAGATCGTGGAAGGAAAGCTTGAAAAATACTTCGAACAGGTGTGTCTCTACGAACAGACCTACATATTCGACGATACAAAAAAGGTAAAAGATCTCATAAACGAACTCATAGCGAAAACAGGAGAAAACATAAGGGTTTCAAGGTTTACAAGATACGAGATAGGAGAGGGCTATGAAGATTGATCAACAATACACATAAACAAGGGTGAGCGAAAGGCTCACCCTTTTTTTGGAGGTATGGATCATGAGAGTACTGGTGAAGCTGAGTGGGGAAGCACTCTCGGGAGAAGGAGGCAGAGGCTTCGATCCAGAAAGGGTGAACTATATAGTTACAGAGATCAAAAGCGTCGTTGAAGAGGGTTTCAAAATAGGTATCGTTGTGGGAGCAGGAAATCTTTTCAGGGGTGTCGAGCTGAAGAATCTCACCATGGCAAGGGCCGATCAGATCGGTCTTCTCGGGACGGTGATGAATTCCGTATATTTGAAAGACATCTTCGAAAGATCCGGATTGAAAGCTCGAATTTATTCACAGATAGTGAATCTTCCGGATGTGGAAAGGGTGAACTACGATTCTATAGAATCTGCCCTAAGAGAAAACAGCATTCTGATCTTCGCTGGAGGTACGAGCAATCCATTTTTCACAACGGACACGGCAGCCGTTCTGAGAGCCCAGGAGATGAAAGCAAAACTGGTGGTGAAAGCCACAAAAGTGGATGGTGTGTACGATAAAGACCCAAAGAAATTTCCCGATGCTAAGAAGATCCCTCATCTCACGTTCTCAGAAGCGATGAAAATGGGGCTCAAGGTCATGGACGCCGAAGCCTTCGCACTGTGTAAGAAGCTTGGGATCACAGTGAAAGTGATCAATTTCTTCGAACCAGGAACTCTTCTGAAAGCGCTGAAGGGAGAAGACGTGGGAAGCACCGTTGTTCCAGATTAATCCACGTATTTCCCCTTTGTTTCTCTTCCAAACATCAGAACGATCACACCGGCAAACATTGCCATCGCGGAGATCCATGCGAGGGTTTCCGCGATGCTTTTTCCTTTCTCCATCATGAAGCCTGTGTAGTAAGGAGCTATTATACCCGCTATCCTTGCCCATACTCCCGCTGCTCCGTTTCCAGTCCCCCTGAGCGGCGTGGGATACAGCTCCGGTGTGTAGGCATAGACCAGTCCCCACACTCCAAGACAGAAGAAAGAAAGGACCAAAGCAGCTGCAAGAAGCGAAGCATCTCCTCTCACGTTGGCCCACAGCAGAGCGACAAGTCCTGTTCCTATGAAGTAAACACCAAGAGAAGCCTTTCTTCCCCATTTTTCTATGAAGTAGGCTGCCGAAAGGTACCCGGGAAGCTGTGCCACCATCATGTAGAATGTGAACCAGGAAGATTTGACAACACTCACACCCAGCGAGGAGAAGATCCTGGGAGCCCAGGTGAACAGAGCGTAATACACGAAGCTCACAACGAACCACGCTATCCAGATCACAACTGTGTCTTTCAAATGTTCCCTCTTCAAAAGAGCCAGGATGGGAACTTTCTCTTTTTTTGGAAGCTCCACCTCTTCCTCCACTCTTTTACCCAGAGACCTTTCCAGCGCTTCTTTTCCACCCTTCAAAAACGCGTACTTTGGAGTTTCGGGCATCCTAAGAAACACCGGAACAAAAAGGTACCCGATGGAGAAGATCCAGAAGACCCATCTCCAGTTCGGGAGAACATTCACTGCGAAGAGTCCTATCAGTATACTCCCAACCGCCCAGCTCGACTCCAGAAGCACAAGATACCTTCCCCTGAGTCTGATACTCGTGAATTCTGCAAGATACGCGTTGAACGAAGGCATCAAGCCTCCATACCCAAAACCCGAAAGGCCTCTCAGAACTAAAAGAGTTTCGAACGATGAGGAAAAGCCGGACAGAAAAGTGAAGGTGATCGTTACGATGAAAAAGAACAGATTGGAAACTTTCCTTCCAAGAAGGTCAGCCACGAACCCCACAGAAAGCGCTCCAAAAAGCATTCCAAGGAAGGTAGCACTCGCTATGGTAGCTCCCTGAGTAGAGGTGAGATTCCATTCCTTTATCACGTAAGGAAGCACAAAAGAAAGAAGCATAACACCGGCAGCGTCGAACATCCAGGCGATAGAAGTGAGGATGAGAAACCTTCTCTGAGTTTTTCTGTCCACGTATTTTTCAACTATTTCGTCTATTCTCATCTTTTATCCCTCCTCTATCAGGAAACCTTTTTTCTTCAGCTCTCTCATGATTCTTTCCATTGTTTCTTCATCCGGTGCCTCTATGGTGTGAAGATGAACTCCTCCAGAGAGAGTTAAGAGAGGTTCTGTCTTTGCCATCTCCATCAAGTTTACAAATTTCAAGACCTCTTCCTCGGAGGAAACATCGATGATACCTCTTATTTCACCGTAAACCGGATGTTCCACAATCACATCGACTATTCTTCCACCGTTTCTCACCACACAGAGTAATTCTTCTTTTATCTCTTCTGGCGCGTGCTTCACAGCTACAAGCCTCGAGACTCCGGATTTTCCACCCGCAAGCACGTATCCCCTTGGCGTGGCCACGATGTTGTAACCAAGACTTCTCAAGTAGGCGATATCCTGGACAATTACCTGCCGACTCACACTGAGTTCTTCTGCCAGCTGAGCTCCACTGACGGGTTCTTTTGATCTCTCGAGAATCCTTACGATAGACTTCAATCTTTCCTGTCTAACGGTCTTCATATCCCTCACCCGAGTATATTTTACACCTGCTGTAAAGAAATGCCAAGCTTTCTGAGAAAGTTCACTGTCTCGGCGGGAACTACTTTCTTGAGATCTTCCCAGCTTCTGAAGGGACGATTCAAGATGATCTTTCTGGCGAGGGCACTTCCAATCCCTGGGATCGCTGTGAGTTCTTCCAGTGACATGGAGTTTATGAAGGAAGGGTAAGGCAGGGCAGTCACCGATCGTTCGCCATGGGAAACTACAACCACGTCCAGCACACCGCTGTGATTTCCCGGAATGCCGACGAGTATTGGATAACTCCCCAGCTGTCTTCCAAAAGAGGTTTTTCCTTCTCTGTACTCAACTATCACCTTTTTTAGAACAGTGCCGGCAGGGAAGACTCTCTTCAGCATTTCACGATCTATCTCTTCTCTTATTTTTCTTTTCCATTGTTCATGAAGATGGCTTTTGATTCTGTGCTTTTTATTCTTCAGATACTCGTATACCGGAGTTCCCGGATAGGCGAGAAGTTTTCTGATGTTTATCCTTCTCAGAAGATAACCTTCATCGAGAATGCGCTTCAGATATGAATAATTCTTTTTGAGGGTTTCTTCCGTTTCCCCCGGAAGACCGAAGATCAGATTCACACCGGGAAGGAGTTTTGGTATTCCATCTACCCGCACTCCACCTATCTCATTCACAACAGCGATGGCTTTCAAAAACTCTTCCGGCGAACCCTGAACGTTGTTCTTCTTCAGAACATTTTCGTCGAAGGACTCCACTCCAAAGGAGAACACATCACCTGGTGTGTTGTATCTGACAATGGTTTCAACTATCTTTCTACATTCCTTTTCGTATGTAACAAGGTAGGATGGGTTGGCGTTGTCTGTGTGGAGAACTTCCAGATGAGGAGCTACTTCTCTGGTACCCGAGTACAGCTCTTCCAAGATCTCTGGGGAAGGCTTCCCTCCGTTTCTGTCAGATCCAAACGCCAAGATATTTGCAGCCCTTCCGAAGCGAAATGCTCTGCATCCAGCTCTGTAGAGGGACTCTATCTCTTTCAGTATGGCCTGTACATCTCGAGATTTCAACCTTCCGTGGAGAAGCGGCTCTGTACAAAAAGAACAGAACGTTCTTCTTTCACAACCCCTCGAGACTTCTATTTCGCATATGACATGCGGAAAGTTCGGATGTTTCTCAAGGACAACGGCCCCATAAGGTGCCACCGCATCGATCAGCTCATAATCGCTTTTTGCCTCTGGATCGGGTACACCTCGAAAATAGGAGACTACAAAAGCCTCCATATCTCCACTCACCAGATAATCCGCCTGTATGTCAAATCGTCTTGCCACAGATCCCCCTCTGAGTGAATATCCCCCAACTATTGGGCCTCCCACTATTTTGGTGGGCCTTCTTGTGATGCTGAGAATCCTCTGAAGCTCTGAAAGGGTGAGAGGTGTTCCGCCCTTGTATCGACCTGGCACGGTGATTCCACCAAAAACAAAAAGAAAGTCGTATTCGTTCGCAATTTCCCAGAGTGATTCCTTTCTCATCCTGTCTATGGTGACATAATCGACTTCTACATCATGAACCACAAGTGCACCTGCGAGGTACCTGATGTACGGACTCACATAAGGTGGGACACCGAAAGCGGCAGGTTCGTCTATGTAACCGTCCACTATGAGCGCTCTCATTGTCCAAGAATCACCTTTATCTCCTCAAGAGTTTTTTCATCGGCAACGATGGCTATCTTGAGCCCGTTGATGCTGATTTGCAAACCACCCTTTGGAAGGTCGTTTCCTATGAATATCTCTACCTTCTGACCGTTTTTGTAGATACCTTCTATCTCGAGCCCCGATGTTCCTTCTCTGATTATGAGGAAACGAAAGTTACTCAGGATGTCAACCAGTTCTTTTGGAAATTCCACTCCAGAGTCCACAAGAGTGTAGTCTTTCAAAATTTCATTCTTATCGGCAGAAAGTGGTTTCACTTCTTCGTAAATCAGCTTGCTCTTCGTGTCCATGTAGTTTCTTTCGATCTCTTTTGGAAACCCATCGGATGAGAGAAGCACGCGGTATTCTCCCGTGTCATGAATGTATATCTCGTACCCTTCGTTTGTTTCTTCAATTTTCAGATCTCTTCCCTGCAGAATCTCTTTGAAGGCAAGATCCTCAAGATCGAGAATGAGCATGGGAGATCTCTTCAAGGTGGTACCGGATCCCATGTAACAGCTCTGACCCAGTCTCACCCAGTTCACACTGACGGGTTCGTGTACCAGAACCATCTTGTCTGCTCCCCACTTGTACACCTCTTCGTATCTGAAACGGCTTTTCAAACCAATTTCAACCATTATCCTCTTCGCGTAATAGTTTGCGTACATCCATTTTTCCACGATTTCAGGTAGTGCAAAAATCGTGGCTGCGAGGAAAAACAAAACTACCAGAACGTATTTTTTCACACTATCACCATCCATCGCTCACTACTTCCACTGTTTTTATGTAATCTATTAACTCTTTAACAACAGGATTTTGTTTTTGAACAACTTTTCGAGACGGAGAAACCGGGAAAATGTCGAGGACTACAGAAAGAAGCAGCAGGGAAACTGCGATCCCAGCGAAAACTGTTGAAAGAACAAGTTTCTTCCGCCTTTTTTTCATGATCTTCCTCATCAGACGTTCACTTGGAACGTACTCGCATCGTATTCTGAAGAGAGTGATAGCTTCTCTGTAGATTCGGTAATCTCTGAGGAGTTCCTCAGGAAGCCCCTCTATGGGTTCTTCACCGTCAAGAATCCTGTTCAATCTGTCATCTTTCAACAGTTCCACCCTCTTTCAGCAAGTTTCCCAGCCTCTTTCTTGCGTAGTGAAGACGGCTTTTCACAGTTCCAACAGGTTTTTGCAAAACGGACGCTATTTCTTCATAGCTCAACCCGTCTATATCCCTCAGTTTTATGAGCAGCCTGTCCTCCGGTGAGAGCTTTTCCAGAGCCTTTTGAACCCTCTCAGCAGTGATCGATCGAAGCACTTCATCGAACACATCCTCTTTCGCTTCCGGCTGGATGTAGATTTCCTCTTCGTTGTCTTTCTCCTGGAAATCCGTCAAAAACTCGTTTCTCTTCTTGTACTTCTGAAGATAGTCCTTACAGACATTCACGGCTATCCTGTAGATCCACGTAGAGAGCTTCGAATCGCCTCTGAATTTCTTTATCCCTTTGAAAATCCTCAAAAAAACATCCTGAACAACATCATCCACATCGTCGGTGTTCAAAAAGCTCTTTGCTATACTTCCTATTTTTGGAGCGAATTCTCTGTATAGAATCTCGTATGCCCAGTCTTCTTTCCTTTTGAGGGCTTCAACGAGTTTTTTTTCGTTCAAAACCGCTTCCTCCTCGTATTAAGACTTTCCCCTCAAATTGAGGGTTCATACACCTTCTCCACGAATGGAGAAGTCATAGCCTTCAAAAGACAGGAGTAAGTCATTCTGAACCTGAACACGTCACCGACTTTCACATCTCCAAAATCCGTAACATCGAGGACGATATGATCGCTCGAAGCGTGCAGTACCTCAACTCCTTTGTCCACGGGAATGAGACCTCTGCTGTCTATATCTTGCTCTCCAAGAGCGCAGATCGCTCTCTTCCTTATGCCCCTGTCCACGAACTCAATCTTCCTTCCAAAGACATCGAGTCCCTTCTTTCCAAGAGGAACGGATTGTTTCTCCTTCACCTCTATCACTTCAGCCTCGATCAGAAAGGTGTCCTGAGAAAGCCAGTCTATGACTCGATTGTTCGTTATGTCCCTTCCCAGAACAATGGCTTCTCCTATCCTGAGCTGGTTTATTCCTTCAGGGATCTCGTCGTTCTCCAGTGCGTAGAGCGCCGGAGTGTTTCCACCGGAGACTATCTCTATGTTGAATCCGTGATTTTTTTCCAGCTTTTCCTTTATATCGAGCAGGATTTCAAACTTTTCTCTCGTTGGTATGATACCACCGTAGCATCCAAAATTGGCACCAATTCCCACAACGTTGGTCCCTTTGCATTGAGCAATTTCTTCAACGGCTTTCTCAAACCAGACACCTTCCCTGAGATCTCCCACATCTATCATATATATGATCTTCACGTTTCTCTTTATCTCTCTGGAGAGCTCATCCACTTTCTTTGCCACATCAGGATCGGAGACCATGATGTAATCGAAGTGCCTCACATCTTCAACAAGTTCACTCATCATGGGAAGTCTCAGGAGCATGAACGGTCCCTCGATTCCCGCTTTTTTCATTCTGAGAACGTTCTTTATCCTGGACTCACCCAGTATCTTGATACCCGCTTTCCTGAGCGTTTCCGCAAAACGGGGATCACCAAGGGTTACCTTGGTAACACCGACTATTTCTATACCTCTTCTGGAGGCCATTTCGACTACTTTTTTTGCGTTTTCTTCTATCTCTTTTAGATTTATCAGAAGCCTGGGATACACCATCAACACCTCGCTTTATAGTAGAATAGTTACGTGGAGGTGATCACAAGTTATGATGAAAAAGATCGAAGAAGCAAGGACGTTTATAAGTGAAAGAACGAACCTTTCACCGGAGATTTTGATCATCCTGGGATCCGGTTTTGGGTCTTTCATAGAAAAAGTGGGAGACCCTGTTACTATAGATTATAAAGATATTCCTCACTTCCCACAACCTACCGTGGAAGGCCACAGCGGGAAACTTGTTTTTGGAAGAATAAGCGACAGGCCTGTTATGATCATGGCAGGAAGGTTTCACCTTTATGAGGGCCACGATCCAGCAACGGTAGCTTTTCCTGTGTATGTGGCAAAGTACATGGGAGTGAAAGGTGTGGTTGTAACAAACGCTGCCGGTGCGATAAATCCGGAGTACAAACCTGGAGAAATCATTCTGGTGAGAGACATAATAAACTTCATGTTCAGAAATCCTCTCAGAGGCCCCAACGATGAAAGAATAGGTCCAAGGTTTCCTGATATGTCCTCGGTTGTTGATCCTGAATGGGCGAGGAAAATCCAGGAAAGACTCGGCCTGAAGGTAGGAGTTTACATCGGTGTTCTTGGGCCAAGTTACGAAACGCCAGCTGAAATACGCACCTTTGAAAAGCTCGGAGCCGATCTTGTTGGAATGTCAACCGTTCCAGAAGTGATCGCTGCAAAACATTGTGGGTTAAAAGCGATTGTGTTTTCTTGCGTGACGAACATGGCGGCTGGTATCACCCACGGAAGGCTGTCACACGAAGAAGTGGTGAGAACAACGAAAATGGCACAGGGTAAAATAGAAAAAGCTCTCACCACTACAGTGGAGGTGTTCTAAGTGGACGAGATCGTCAAAGTGCTTTCCCGACACGATAAAATACTCGTTGTAGGACACATAATGCCCGATGGTGATTGTGTGAGTTCCGTTCTGAGCCTCACACTCGGACTGGAAAAATTAGGAAAAGAAGTGAAGGCTGCTGTAGATTACAAAATTCCTTACGTATTCGAGAAATTCCCTCACATAGATAAAATAGAAGAGAATCTGAATTTTGATCCGGAACTTCTTGTGGTGGTTGATGTCTCTTCTCCCGACAGAATCGGAAAGTTCCAGGATTTCCTGGATAAGGTTCCTTCTGTTGTTATCGATCACCATTCAACGAACGTGAAATTCGGAAACTGGAACTGGGTGGATCCATCCTTTGCGGCCACCGCTCAGATGATATTCAGAATCAACGAAGCACTCGGTGTAGAGTATGATTCGAAGCTTGCCACTCTGAACTACCTTGGGATCGCAACCGACACAGGGTTCTTCAGGCACTCCAACGCAGATGTCAGAGTGTTCGAAGACGCCTACAAACTGGTGAAGATGGGAGCAGATGCCCATTTTGTTGCCAAAGAAATCCTGGAGAACAAAAGATTCGAACAGTTTAAATTGTTCGCTGAAGTCCTTGAAAGGCTTCAACTGCTCGAAGATGGGAAGATAGCCTATTCTTACATTGACTACGACACATATCTCAAACACAACTGCACCGATGAGGACAGTGCGGGATTCGTTGGGGAGCTTCGTTCTATAAGGGGTGTGGAAGTGGCTGTGCTCTTCATGGAGTTCCCACGTGGTAAAATACACGTCAGCATGAGATCAAAAGATTGGTTCAATGTAAACGAGGTTGCCTTCGAGCTTGGAGGAGGAGGGCACCCGCGAGCGGCGGGGGTGACCTTTGAGGGGGAGAAAATAGAAGAAGTGATTCCTAAGGTTATAAATCATCTCTTGAAGAAGTTCAAAGAAGGTGTGGAAAGTGAGAGTGAAAAAATTTCTGAGGGAAACGTACTGGGGGGATGAATTTCTCATAGAAGATGACGGTGAAGATCAAGTTTTGAAAATCGTTAGAGTTCCCGTGGATAGATCTTTCTTCTTCAACGAATACGCGAAATTGAAACGTTTCAAGTTACCAAATGTTCTACTGCCTGAAAAGTTGAAAATCTCTGAAGGAAAGTTCCTGCTGTTCTATCCCTACTACCACAACCTTGCACCTCTCGAAAATTTGAGTGAACAGGTCGCAAAGCAGCTTTTCAGGTTGTTTCGCTTCCTCTCGAGAGCGGGCGTTACTATTCCCGCGCTCGGGATGGACGACGTATTGGTGAACGACGGTGTTTTTTTGATTCCCGCGCTCATCTCGGACCTTTCTGAGGATGTGAAAGGCGTTGTTTTTTCGAAAAAGAAAACCCCCCAGGCAACTGAAGAAGTGTGCAGACGTTTTTTGAAAATTCACGGAATAGAACCTCATTTGGAGGACAGAGAGTTCTCTTTTGAGTCCAAAGAAATCAGAATTCCTTACATTCACAGGAAGGAAGAAATATTGATAAAAAGAGACATAGAAGCCGCTCAAAAATTTCCTCTCTTCATTTTGATCACAGGTGAACAGAGAGTGGGAAAGACGAAACTCGCCTCTGTTCTCGTTGATGAGTTAAGAGAGGAAGGATACCTGATTCATCAGATTTCTTCTCTCGAAGACCTCCGCGTATGGTACGACGCTTCAGATGAACTCGATCTTCTCACAAAGTTCGATGACGGTCAAAAAAAAGTGATTTTAATCGACGACCTGCTCGAAGGTTCGGACTTGCTATCGTTTCTTGAGGAGTTTTTTGGACTCACTACCAGTACCAGAATAATCGTTTTGACGACTTCCACAAAGGTTTTTCGGTTCTTTCACAGGGTGTACAGACTCCCTCCTTTCACACTCGAAGAGACTCAGATCTTTCTCGAGAGAGCGTTTGGAAAGACCAGTGAAGATCAGGTAAAACTAATGCACAGTCTCAGTAAAGGACTACCAGGATACATGGTGGAACTATTGAAATTCTTCAACAAATCCAATCTCAGAGACAACATTGTTGGAATCTTCAAACCTCTTCTTCGAGAGCTGGATTCCGTAGAAATCAGAGAACTGAGCGTTCTGGGACAGAAGTTCACTGGAAGTGAATTGAATGTTCTTGAAAAGATAACAGGAAAAGACTACCATGATACTTTGATGTCTGCGTACGATTCTGGTGTGATAACGACAGAAGAAGGGCTCTACAGATTCACACTTAGAGAATTCTGGAAATACTACTACAATAAGCTTTCAGAGATCAAAAAGAAAGAACTCCACGAAAAACTGTTCGAAAATCTCCCGGACGACCTCGCAATAAAACACGCCCTATCTCTGGAAGATCCGAAATTAAGATTCTTCTACGTGTTGAGATACGTGAGAAAACACTTCTGGGATTACGAAAAAACCAGGTCACTCATTGAATATCTGAAAAGACTGGAAGAATCCTTCAAAAAGTCATATTATTCCATAGAAAGCCTGAAGATGAAGCTCGTTTTCAGGATAGATCCTCTGGGTACAGAAAAGGAGAACTTCCACTTTCGAAGGTTCAAAACTCTCGGAGAAGCAGATATCAACTCAATCTTGCAAAAAGGCTCGCTGTCTTATTATGATCTCTACAATCTCGTCGTTCTTTCCCGTTCCTGCAGAAGAGCAGGAAAAAAAGTCCCCCAGGAAATTCTCAACATTATCAAAAGAGAGCTCAAAGAGAAAGATTTCTCCACAAAAGAAAGGCTTTATCTGAAAGCTCATCTTCTCTACGAGCTCTTCTCCTTGACTGAAGATCGCGAAACATTGAAAGATATGATGAACATCGCTTCCTCGGAAGGTTTTCTCGATCTTCAAGTGATGGGTTACAGAGCTTTGGGACTTCTTTCAAGAACGAGAGCGATGAGTAACTACTATTTCAATCACTCATTAGAACTTTCAAGAAAAATAGATCCATCGCTTTCTATTGTGGACGAAAGCAACTTGACATGGAGCTTGCTCTATGAGGGAAAAATAACAAACTTCTTTGTTCAGCTTGAGAGGCTTAGAAAACAGGCAAGACTTTTTGAAAACGCACCTATTCTTTCTTACACCTATTTCCTCGAAGGGCTCTACCACATTCACAGGAAAGACTTTCAGAAAGCAGAAGAAGTTTTCAGAACAGAACTCGAACTGGAAGAAAAACATGGAATAGAGAGAAGAGCACTCAGAGGGCTGGTCATAAATTACCTGTTTTCTGGAGACATTGAATCCGCCAAAAGGCTCCTGGAAAAAGATGAGCCCGAGTTCGATAGA
This window encodes:
- a CDS encoding DHH family phosphoesterase, whose translation is MDEIVKVLSRHDKILVVGHIMPDGDCVSSVLSLTLGLEKLGKEVKAAVDYKIPYVFEKFPHIDKIEENLNFDPELLVVVDVSSPDRIGKFQDFLDKVPSVVIDHHSTNVKFGNWNWVDPSFAATAQMIFRINEALGVEYDSKLATLNYLGIATDTGFFRHSNADVRVFEDAYKLVKMGADAHFVAKEILENKRFEQFKLFAEVLERLQLLEDGKIAYSYIDYDTYLKHNCTDEDSAGFVGELRSIRGVEVAVLFMEFPRGKIHVSMRSKDWFNVNEVAFELGGGGHPRAAGVTFEGEKIEEVIPKVINHLLKKFKEGVESESEKISEGNVLGG
- a CDS encoding lysine racemase encodes the protein MVYPRLLINLKEIEENAKKVVEMASRRGIEIVGVTKVTLGDPRFAETLRKAGIKILGESRIKNVLRMKKAGIEGPFMLLRLPMMSELVEDVRHFDYIMVSDPDVAKKVDELSREIKRNVKIIYMIDVGDLREGVWFEKAVEEIAQCKGTNVVGIGANFGCYGGIIPTREKFEILLDIKEKLEKNHGFNIEIVSGGNTPALYALENDEIPEGINQLRIGEAIVLGRDITNNRVIDWLSQDTFLIEAEVIEVKEKQSVPLGKKGLDVFGRKIEFVDRGIRKRAICALGEQDIDSRGLIPVDKGVEVLHASSDHIVLDVTDFGDVKVGDVFRFRMTYSCLLKAMTSPFVEKVYEPSI
- a CDS encoding radical SAM protein encodes the protein MRALIVDGYIDEPAAFGVPPYVSPYIRYLAGALVVHDVEVDYVTIDRMRKESLWEIANEYDFLFVFGGITVPGRYKGGTPLTLSELQRILSITRRPTKIVGGPIVGGYSLRGGSVARRFDIQADYLVSGDMEAFVVSYFRGVPDPEAKSDYELIDAVAPYGAVVLEKHPNFPHVICEIEVSRGCERRTFCSFCTEPLLHGRLKSRDVQAILKEIESLYRAGCRAFRFGRAANILAFGSDRNGGKPSPEILEELYSGTREVAPHLEVLHTDNANPSYLVTYEKECRKIVETIVRYNTPGDVFSFGVESFDENVLKKNNVQGSPEEFLKAIAVVNEIGGVRVDGIPKLLPGVNLIFGLPGETEETLKKNYSYLKRILDEGYLLRRINIRKLLAYPGTPVYEYLKNKKHRIKSHLHEQWKRKIREEIDREMLKRVFPAGTVLKKVIVEYREGKTSFGRQLGSYPILVGIPGNHSGVLDVVVVSHGERSVTALPYPSFINSMSLEELTAIPGIGSALARKIILNRPFRSWEDLKKVVPAETVNFLRKLGISLQQV
- a CDS encoding purine nucleoside phosphorylase I, inosine and guanosine-specific; protein product: MMKKIEEARTFISERTNLSPEILIILGSGFGSFIEKVGDPVTIDYKDIPHFPQPTVEGHSGKLVFGRISDRPVMIMAGRFHLYEGHDPATVAFPVYVAKYMGVKGVVVTNAAGAINPEYKPGEIILVRDIINFMFRNPLRGPNDERIGPRFPDMSSVVDPEWARKIQERLGLKVGVYIGVLGPSYETPAEIRTFEKLGADLVGMSTVPEVIAAKHCGLKAIVFSCVTNMAAGITHGRLSHEEVVRTTKMAQGKIEKALTTTVEVF
- a CDS encoding RNA polymerase sigma factor — its product is MNEKKLVEALKRKEDWAYEILYREFAPKIGSIAKSFLNTDDVDDVVQDVFLRIFKGIKKFRGDSKLSTWIYRIAVNVCKDYLQKYKKRNEFLTDFQEKDNEEEIYIQPEAKEDVFDEVLRSITAERVQKALEKLSPEDRLLIKLRDIDGLSYEEIASVLQKPVGTVKSRLHYARKRLGNLLKEGGTVER
- the pyrH gene encoding UMP kinase, which encodes MRVLVKLSGEALSGEGGRGFDPERVNYIVTEIKSVVEEGFKIGIVVGAGNLFRGVELKNLTMARADQIGLLGTVMNSVYLKDIFERSGLKARIYSQIVNLPDVERVNYDSIESALRENSILIFAGGTSNPFFTTDTAAVLRAQEMKAKLVVKATKVDGVYDKDPKKFPDAKKIPHLTFSEAMKMGLKVMDAEAFALCKKLGITVKVINFFEPGTLLKALKGEDVGSTVVPD
- a CDS encoding MFS transporter — protein: MRIDEIVEKYVDRKTQRRFLILTSIAWMFDAAGVMLLSFVLPYVIKEWNLTSTQGATIASATFLGMLFGALSVGFVADLLGRKVSNLFFFIVTITFTFLSGFSSSFETLLVLRGLSGFGYGGLMPSFNAYLAEFTSIRLRGRYLVLLESSWAVGSILIGLFAVNVLPNWRWVFWIFSIGYLFVPVFLRMPETPKYAFLKGGKEALERSLGKRVEEEVELPKKEKVPILALLKREHLKDTVVIWIAWFVVSFVYYALFTWAPRIFSSLGVSVVKSSWFTFYMMVAQLPGYLSAAYFIEKWGRKASLGVYFIGTGLVALLWANVRGDASLLAAALVLSFFCLGVWGLVYAYTPELYPTPLRGTGNGAAGVWARIAGIIAPYYTGFMMEKGKSIAETLAWISAMAMFAGVIVLMFGRETKGKYVD
- a CDS encoding transcription repressor NadR encodes the protein MKTVRQERLKSIVRILERSKEPVSGAQLAEELSVSRQVIVQDIAYLRSLGYNIVATPRGYVLAGGKSGVSRLVAVKHAPEEIKEELLCVVRNGGRIVDVIVEHPVYGEIRGIIDVSSEEEVLKFVNLMEMAKTEPLLTLSGGVHLHTIEAPDEETMERIMRELKKKGFLIEEG
- the tsf gene encoding translation elongation factor Ts encodes the protein MEISMDLIKKLREMTGAGILDCKKALEEAGGDMEKAVEILRKKGAATAEKKAGRTTKEGIIVAYVHFNGRIGVLLEMNCETDFVARTDEFKELAYNLAKQVAAMKPLYVRREDVPAEVIEKEKEIYRAQIKDKPENIVEKIVEGKLEKYFEQVCLYEQTYIFDDTKKVKDLINELIAKTGENIRVSRFTRYEIGEGYED
- a CDS encoding GGDEF domain-containing protein, with protein sequence MRVKKFLRETYWGDEFLIEDDGEDQVLKIVRVPVDRSFFFNEYAKLKRFKLPNVLLPEKLKISEGKFLLFYPYYHNLAPLENLSEQVAKQLFRLFRFLSRAGVTIPALGMDDVLVNDGVFLIPALISDLSEDVKGVVFSKKKTPQATEEVCRRFLKIHGIEPHLEDREFSFESKEIRIPYIHRKEEILIKRDIEAAQKFPLFILITGEQRVGKTKLASVLVDELREEGYLIHQISSLEDLRVWYDASDELDLLTKFDDGQKKVILIDDLLEGSDLLSFLEEFFGLTTSTRIIVLTTSTKVFRFFHRVYRLPPFTLEETQIFLERAFGKTSEDQVKLMHSLSKGLPGYMVELLKFFNKSNLRDNIVGIFKPLLRELDSVEIRELSVLGQKFTGSELNVLEKITGKDYHDTLMSAYDSGVITTEEGLYRFTLREFWKYYYNKLSEIKKKELHEKLFENLPDDLAIKHALSLEDPKLRFFYVLRYVRKHFWDYEKTRSLIEYLKRLEESFKKSYYSIESLKMKLVFRIDPLGTEKENFHFRRFKTLGEADINSILQKGSLSYYDLYNLVVLSRSCRRAGKKVPQEILNIIKRELKEKDFSTKERLYLKAHLLYELFSLTEDRETLKDMMNIASSEGFLDLQVMGYRALGLLSRTRAMSNYYFNHSLELSRKIDPSLSIVDESNLTWSLLYEGKITNFFVQLERLRKQARLFENAPILSYTYFLEGLYHIHRKDFQKAEEVFRTELELEEKHGIERRALRGLVINYLFSGDIESAKRLLEKDEPEFDRFGFDFFKRMVLAKDDSEFLKIWKERLETPQKFFNEEIAYVFAEKLAKLDPEGFEEFLLELERENVENSSNLTLALVYETFYKFYSTLRETFKAKRYLRKAIFVYNLISLREVSVKLEAEEKTQIEGKKPSFYLLIGFIETEKEFSDMMEFASARLSEVIPYEVFSIRIIERTRRDERGEIQNFWFFQFE